In the Brachyhypopomus gauderio isolate BG-103 chromosome 4, BGAUD_0.2, whole genome shotgun sequence genome, one interval contains:
- the dipk2b gene encoding divergent protein kinase domain 2B isoform X2, whose amino-acid sequence MGLWEPSVALMGTWLVLLIRFERWLSPHPHLPPANRTSYEGNYTDDSESWRPVVLSWLAPPHLHELADRGICSSAGRKSCSIEAVLRATPRFQSWARSNLLQPRMVQGLAAPMLRCPSQRLLDRIVRRYFEVVDVGSTQMKHFSSKDKLRLLYTLAVNQHPLILQMFPGTEGWPFPRYHGSCGRLVVWAAARPLTDLYESSLARRADAAYQLLHTTQSLASNSLRFNLYYTRVTDTTFGTTEDGRLSIMDASQIGIIDLQNGFHSEDPQVNHTDVFSCLSGSCTSPAPCASVRPTQSFTLLCRHVLPKLLSPKDLHPEGLSARAIAELAVCADPQHSDQRILVAVQTLKDTLQPLRPCNINYGYRYPECRYSDKF is encoded by the exons ATGGGACTGTGGGAACCTTCGGTGGCTCTAATGGGAACTTGGCTCGTTTTGTTAATCAGGTTTGAGAGGTGGCTGTCTCCTCATCCACACTTGCCTCCAGCCAACAGGACGTCATATGAGGGGAACTACACGGACGACTCCGAGAGCTGGAGGCCCGTGGTGCTGTCGTGGTTGGCACCACCCCACCTACACGAGCTGGCCGACCGAGGAATCTGCAGCTCGGCGGGCAGGAAGTCCTGCAGTATCGAGGCCGTCCTCAGAGCCACACCACGCTTCCAGAGCTGGGCACGCTCCAACCTCCTCCAGCCCAGAATGGTGCAG GGTCTGGCCGCCCCTATGCTCCGCTGCCCCTCCCAGAGGCTACTGGATCGCATCGTACGCCGCTACTTTGAGGTGGTGGACGTGGGCAGCACACAGATGAAGCACTTCTCCAGCAAGGACAAGCTCCGCCTTCTCTATACGCTGGCTGTCAATCAACATCCTCTTATACTGCAG ATGTTTCCGGGCACGGAGGGCTGGCCATTCCCGCGCTACCACGGTTCCTGTGGGAGGCTGGTGGTGTGGGCTGCCGCTAGGCCCCTGACGGACCTTTACGAGTCGTCACTCGCACGGCGGGCGGACGCAGCCTACCAgctcctccacaccacccagAGCCTGGCCTCCAACAGCCTCCGCTTCAACCTCTACTACACCAGGGTCACCGACACCACTTTCGGCACCACGGAAGACGGCAGACTCTCCATCATGGATGCCAGCCAGATCGGGATCATAGACCTGCAGAATG GGTTCCACAGTGAAGACCCCCAGGTAAACCACACGGACGTCTTCTCCTGTCTGAGTGGCTCGTGCACCAGCCCGGCGCCCTGTGCCAGCGTCCGACCCACTCAGAGCTTCACGCTGCTCTGCAGACACGTCCTGCCCAAGCTCCTGTCCCCCAAAGACCTGCACCCAGAGGGCCTGTCCGCCCGGGCCATCGCCGAGCTGGCTGTGTGCGCAGACCCCCAGCACTCTGACCAGAGGATTCTCGTAGCTGTTCAAACACTGAAGGACACCCTCCAGCCTTTGAGACCATGCAACATCAATTATGGATACAGGTATCCAGAGTGTAGATACAGCGATAAGTTCTAG
- the LOC143511831 gene encoding lysine-specific demethylase 6A-like isoform X2 yields the protein MHHTVEQLGDKSSNDSYAIQCLQKSLEADPNSGQSWYFLGRCFSSVGKVQDAFMSYRQSIDKSEASADTWCSIGVLYQQQSQPMDALQAYICAVQLDHSHAAAWMDLGTLYESCNQPQDAIKCYINASCSRSCPNTSALTARIKYLQQACGEHQRGESQPAPPQTLPAGQGAEHASPAKRKRTTSPSKNCPDSWPNHPIHQPVPGRFLTPQKLQLLEQLRANRPNLKPVQLQMLEQLEKQLLLPQQHQQIGPNAAFDPRPALSNGAVTDVPLLQLSPLDPSRPLRALQPSANGPVPAGPSVCSPARAPGHTEQHSVGSNHVPGQGSKANVPYLLQNALPHNYTTSISSSCTSGNSLPWRSQANSTQGLKTPESRLTGSNSQPPSSSPGTCPPTQTFVFNQLGRPTLRAHDAPPIHLPSLPPPHLATSGGHQGATLTKETKPSQNGHPAGTPGSAATAGRPNHVCQDPAEAAVALQASPGSPAPDNPSLSASMTGRAQSRTPGASENRRAGGGTRDGSAGSSPCSGTPTPSPDPNEQHTSQDGVFPNGPKLNGNGLEDSQSPLKVESPPVCRKPPAPPLAVWSSVSIYPSSSEVLRACRNLGKNGVCTNSILLEKCPPPRVPLQPLPPLPKDKLNPPTPSIYLESKRDAFFPPLQQFCTTPANPVTVIRGLAGALKLDLGLFSTKTLVEANPEHPVEVRTQLAQPADENWDAAGGRKTWRCESGRSVTSISKYAQYQASSFQESLREENEKKGQKEACPELSPADTLVRRRRGPFKHIKFGTNIDLSDEGKWKLQLSELSKLPAFARVVSAGNLLSHVGHTILGMNTVQLYMKVPGSRTPGHQENNNFCSVNINIGPGDCEWFAVPETYWGVMNDFCEKNNINFLMGSWWPNLEDLYEADVPVYRFIQRPGDLVWLNTGTVHWVQAIGWCNNVAWNVGPLTAHQFKLAVERYEWNKLQSVKSIVPMIHLSWNLARNIKVSDHKLFEMIKYCLLRTLKHSQVLRETLIHAGRELVWHGRSRDEPAHYCSVCEVEVYNLLFVTSESSSGQTYVVQCHDCARRVSPNLDAFVVLQQFKMEDLMQVYDHFTLASPLPSSAS from the exons ATGCATCACACAGTAGAACAGCTAGGAGACAAATCCAGCAATGACAGCTATGCTATTCAGTGTCTTCAGAAGTCTCTGGAAGCAGACCCCAACTCTGGGCAATCTTGGTACTTCCTGGGAAG gtgtttctccAGCGTTGGGAAGGTCCAGGATGCGTTCATGTCTTATCGGCAGTCGATCGACAAGTCGGAGGCCAGTGCGGATACGTGGTGTTCAATAGG GGTGCTGTATCAGCAGCAGAGCCAGCCCATGGACGCCCTCCAGGCCTACATCTGCGCCGTGCAGCTGGACCACAGTCACGCGGCCGCCTGGATGGACCTGGGCACGCTCTACGAGTCCTGCAACCAGCCGCAGGACGCCATCAAGTGCTACATCAACGCCTCCTGCAGCAGGTCCTGCCCCAACACCTCCGCCCTCACCGCCCGCATCAAGTACCTGCAG CAAGCGTGCGGTGAGCATCAGCGCGGTGAGAGCCAGCCCGCACCTCCACAAACGCTCCCCGCCGGCCAGGGGGCAGAGCACGCCAGTCCAGCCAAGAGGAAGAGAACCACTAGCCCATCCAAG AACTGTCCAGATTCTTGGCCAAACCACCCGATCCATCAGCCGGTCCCTGGCCGGTTCTTAACCCCTCAGAAGCTGCAG CTCTTGGAACAGTTGCGGGCCAACAGGCCGAACCTGAAGCCCGTTCAGCTGCAGATGTTGGAGCAACTGGAAAAGCAGCTGCTGCTTCCCCAGCAGCACCAGCAG ATCGGGCCGAACGCCGCTTTCGACCCGCGGCCCGCCTTGTCCAACGGCGCCGTCACCGACGTCCCGCTGCTCCAGCTGAGCCCGCTCGACCCGTCTCGCCCGCTCCGCGCCCTGCAGCCTTCGGCCAACGGCCCCGTCCCTGCGGGCCCCTCCGTCTGCAGCCCTGCCAGGGCCCCGGGCCACACGGAGCAGCACTCTGTGGGCAGTAATCACGTTCCAGGACAGGGGAGCAAAGCAAATGTGCCTTACCTGCTGCAAAATGCACTACCTCATAACTACACAACCTCCATCAGCAGCAGCTGCACCAGTGGGAACAGCCTGCCGTGGAGAAGCCAAGCGAACTCCActcag GGGCTCAAAACTCCAGAGTCACGATTGACAGGTTCCAACAGCCAACCACCTTCCTCCTCCCCCGGCACTTGCCCTCCCACCCAGACCTTCGTGTTCAATCAGCTGGGCCGGCCCACTTTACGGGCGCACGACGCCCCTCCCATTCACCTTCCCTCACTTCCCCCCCCGCACCTGGCTACCTCAGGTGGGCATCAAGGTGCCACCCTGACCAAAGAGACCAAGCCTTCCCAAAACGGGCATCCGGCGGGGACGCCCGGTAGCGCTGCCACTGCGGGACGACCTAATCACGTCTGCCAGGACCCAGCAGAAGCTGCCGTGGCGCTCCAGGCCTCGCCGGGCTCCCCGGCTCCAGACAATCCCTCGCTCTCTGCCTCCATGACGGGCCGGGCCCAGAGCAGGACGCCGGGGGCCTCTGAAAACAGGCGTGCGGGCGGCGGGACGCGGGACGGCTCAGCGGGGTCCTCGCCCTGCTCGGGGACGCCCACACCCTCGCCCGACCCCAACGAGCAGCACACGTCCCAGGACGGCGTCTTCCCCAACGGGCCCAAGCTCAACGGCAACGGCCTAGAGGACTCGCAGAGCCCCCTGAAGGTGGAGTCTCCACCGGTCTGCCGTAAGCCACCTGCCCCTCCGCTAGCGGTGTGGTCCTCGGTCTCCATCTACCCCAGCTCCAGCGAGGTGCTCCGGGCCTGCAG AAACCTTGGGAAGAATGGTGTATGCACCAACAGCATCTTATTGGAAAAGTGTCCCCCTCCGAGGGTCCCCCTTCAACCCCTGCCCCCACTACCAAAGGACAAactcaacccccccacccccagcatTTAC TTGGAGAGCAAGAGGGACGCCTTCTTTCCTCCGCTACAGCAGTTCTGCACAACACCAGCCAACCCCGTCACGGTCATCAGAGGCCTTGCTGGAGCTCTCAAactgg ACCTGGGCCTGTTCTCCACCAAGACGCTGGTGGAGGCCAACCCCGAGCACCCGGTGGAGGTGCGCACGCAGCTGGCCCAGCCCGCCGACGAGAACTGGGACGCCGCGGGCGGGCGGAAGACGTGGCGTTGCGAGAGCGGCCGGTCCGTCACCTCCATCTCCAAGTACGCGCAGTACCAGGCCTCATCCTTCCAGGAGTCACTGCGG GAGGAGAATGAAAAGAAAGGCCAGAAGGAGGCGTGTCCAGAACTCTCTCCTGCCGACAC TCTGGTACGGAGGAGGCGGGGCCCCTTCAAGCACATCAAGTTCGGGACCAACATCGACTTGTCTGACGAGGGGAA GTGGAAGTTGCAGCTGTCTGAGCTGAGTAAACTGCCCGCGTTTGCTCGGGTGGTGTCTGCGGGGAACCTGCTCAGCCACGTGGGCCACACCATCCTGGGCATGAACACCGTGCAGCTCTACATGAAGGTGCCAGGCAGCCGCACTCCAG GTCACCAGGAAAACAACAACTTCTGTTCTGTGAACATTAACATTGGCCCAGGAGACTGCGAGTGGTTTGCTGTTCCTGAGACGTACTGGGGCGTCATGAACGACTTCTGTGAGAA GAATAACATAAATTTCCTGATGGGCTCATGGTGGCCGAACCTGGAGGACTTGTACGAGGCCGACGTGCCTGTGTATCGCTTCATCCAGCGGCCCGGCGACCTGGTCTGGCTCAACACAGGCACAGTGCACTGGGTCCAGGCCATCGGATGGTGCAATAACGTAGCCTGGAACGTGGGGCCGCTGACTG CACATCAGTTTAAGTTGGCTGTGGAGCGCTACGAGTGGAACAAACTCCAGAGTGTCAAATCTATTGTTCCCATGATTCACCTCTCTTGGAACCTGGCCAGAAACATCAAAGTTTCGGACCACAAGCTTTTTGAAATGATCAA GTACTGCCTGTTGAGGACGCTGAAGCACTCTCAGGTGCTGAGGGAGACGCTGATCCACGCCGGACGGGAACTGGTGTGGCACGGCCGCAGCAGGGACGAGCCAGCGCACTACTGTAGCGTCTGTGAG GTGGAGGTCTATAACCTGCTCTTCGTCACCAGTGAGAGCAGCTCTGGACAGACGTACGTGGTGCAGTGTCATGACTGTGCCAGGCGTGTCAGCCCCAACCTGGACGCCTTTGTAGTTCTACAGCAGTTTAAGATGGAAGACCTCATGCAGGTTTACGACCACTTCACATTA GCTTCACCTCTGCCCTCCTCTGCATCTTGA
- the dipk2b gene encoding divergent protein kinase domain 2B isoform X1, whose product MGALRGPAGAGPARPWWMAFLLGFLLSLVGSSSSPAPQQNSSVYGRRFLGLDKCNACVGTSICKKLFKEEIRFERWLSPHPHLPPANRTSYEGNYTDDSESWRPVVLSWLAPPHLHELADRGICSSAGRKSCSIEAVLRATPRFQSWARSNLLQPRMVQGLAAPMLRCPSQRLLDRIVRRYFEVVDVGSTQMKHFSSKDKLRLLYTLAVNQHPLILQMFPGTEGWPFPRYHGSCGRLVVWAAARPLTDLYESSLARRADAAYQLLHTTQSLASNSLRFNLYYTRVTDTTFGTTEDGRLSIMDASQIGIIDLQNGFHSEDPQVNHTDVFSCLSGSCTSPAPCASVRPTQSFTLLCRHVLPKLLSPKDLHPEGLSARAIAELAVCADPQHSDQRILVAVQTLKDTLQPLRPCNINYGYRYPECRYSDKF is encoded by the exons ATGGGGGCGCTGAGGGGCCCTGCTGGAGCAGGCCCGGCCCGGCCATGGTGGATGGCTTTCCTCTTGGGCTTCCTGCTGTCACTGGTGGGATCGAGCTCTTCTCCCGCACCACAGCAGAACTCTAGCGTTTACGGGCGACGCTTCCTGGGTTTGGACAAATGCAATGCCTGTGTGGGCACCTCCATATGCAAGAAGCTCTTTAAAGAGGAAATAAG GTTTGAGAGGTGGCTGTCTCCTCATCCACACTTGCCTCCAGCCAACAGGACGTCATATGAGGGGAACTACACGGACGACTCCGAGAGCTGGAGGCCCGTGGTGCTGTCGTGGTTGGCACCACCCCACCTACACGAGCTGGCCGACCGAGGAATCTGCAGCTCGGCGGGCAGGAAGTCCTGCAGTATCGAGGCCGTCCTCAGAGCCACACCACGCTTCCAGAGCTGGGCACGCTCCAACCTCCTCCAGCCCAGAATGGTGCAG GGTCTGGCCGCCCCTATGCTCCGCTGCCCCTCCCAGAGGCTACTGGATCGCATCGTACGCCGCTACTTTGAGGTGGTGGACGTGGGCAGCACACAGATGAAGCACTTCTCCAGCAAGGACAAGCTCCGCCTTCTCTATACGCTGGCTGTCAATCAACATCCTCTTATACTGCAG ATGTTTCCGGGCACGGAGGGCTGGCCATTCCCGCGCTACCACGGTTCCTGTGGGAGGCTGGTGGTGTGGGCTGCCGCTAGGCCCCTGACGGACCTTTACGAGTCGTCACTCGCACGGCGGGCGGACGCAGCCTACCAgctcctccacaccacccagAGCCTGGCCTCCAACAGCCTCCGCTTCAACCTCTACTACACCAGGGTCACCGACACCACTTTCGGCACCACGGAAGACGGCAGACTCTCCATCATGGATGCCAGCCAGATCGGGATCATAGACCTGCAGAATG GGTTCCACAGTGAAGACCCCCAGGTAAACCACACGGACGTCTTCTCCTGTCTGAGTGGCTCGTGCACCAGCCCGGCGCCCTGTGCCAGCGTCCGACCCACTCAGAGCTTCACGCTGCTCTGCAGACACGTCCTGCCCAAGCTCCTGTCCCCCAAAGACCTGCACCCAGAGGGCCTGTCCGCCCGGGCCATCGCCGAGCTGGCTGTGTGCGCAGACCCCCAGCACTCTGACCAGAGGATTCTCGTAGCTGTTCAAACACTGAAGGACACCCTCCAGCCTTTGAGACCATGCAACATCAATTATGGATACAGGTATCCAGAGTGTAGATACAGCGATAAGTTCTAG
- the LOC143511831 gene encoding lysine-specific demethylase 6A-like isoform X1, giving the protein MHHTVEQLGDKSSNDSYAIQCLQKSLEADPNSGQSWYFLGRCFSSVGKVQDAFMSYRQSIDKSEASADTWCSIGVLYQQQSQPMDALQAYICAVQLDHSHAAAWMDLGTLYESCNQPQDAIKCYINASCSRSCPNTSALTARIKYLQAQLCNLQHGSLLSKSKMLPSIEEAWSLPIPAELTSRQAVLNAAPQQACGEHQRGESQPAPPQTLPAGQGAEHASPAKRKRTTSPSKNCPDSWPNHPIHQPVPGRFLTPQKLQLLEQLRANRPNLKPVQLQMLEQLEKQLLLPQQHQQIGPNAAFDPRPALSNGAVTDVPLLQLSPLDPSRPLRALQPSANGPVPAGPSVCSPARAPGHTEQHSVGSNHVPGQGSKANVPYLLQNALPHNYTTSISSSCTSGNSLPWRSQANSTQGLKTPESRLTGSNSQPPSSSPGTCPPTQTFVFNQLGRPTLRAHDAPPIHLPSLPPPHLATSGGHQGATLTKETKPSQNGHPAGTPGSAATAGRPNHVCQDPAEAAVALQASPGSPAPDNPSLSASMTGRAQSRTPGASENRRAGGGTRDGSAGSSPCSGTPTPSPDPNEQHTSQDGVFPNGPKLNGNGLEDSQSPLKVESPPVCRKPPAPPLAVWSSVSIYPSSSEVLRACRNLGKNGVCTNSILLEKCPPPRVPLQPLPPLPKDKLNPPTPSIYLESKRDAFFPPLQQFCTTPANPVTVIRGLAGALKLDLGLFSTKTLVEANPEHPVEVRTQLAQPADENWDAAGGRKTWRCESGRSVTSISKYAQYQASSFQESLREENEKKGQKEACPELSPADTLVRRRRGPFKHIKFGTNIDLSDEGKWKLQLSELSKLPAFARVVSAGNLLSHVGHTILGMNTVQLYMKVPGSRTPGHQENNNFCSVNINIGPGDCEWFAVPETYWGVMNDFCEKNNINFLMGSWWPNLEDLYEADVPVYRFIQRPGDLVWLNTGTVHWVQAIGWCNNVAWNVGPLTAHQFKLAVERYEWNKLQSVKSIVPMIHLSWNLARNIKVSDHKLFEMIKYCLLRTLKHSQVLRETLIHAGRELVWHGRSRDEPAHYCSVCEVEVYNLLFVTSESSSGQTYVVQCHDCARRVSPNLDAFVVLQQFKMEDLMQVYDHFTLASPLPSSAS; this is encoded by the exons ATGCATCACACAGTAGAACAGCTAGGAGACAAATCCAGCAATGACAGCTATGCTATTCAGTGTCTTCAGAAGTCTCTGGAAGCAGACCCCAACTCTGGGCAATCTTGGTACTTCCTGGGAAG gtgtttctccAGCGTTGGGAAGGTCCAGGATGCGTTCATGTCTTATCGGCAGTCGATCGACAAGTCGGAGGCCAGTGCGGATACGTGGTGTTCAATAGG GGTGCTGTATCAGCAGCAGAGCCAGCCCATGGACGCCCTCCAGGCCTACATCTGCGCCGTGCAGCTGGACCACAGTCACGCGGCCGCCTGGATGGACCTGGGCACGCTCTACGAGTCCTGCAACCAGCCGCAGGACGCCATCAAGTGCTACATCAACGCCTCCTGCAGCAGGTCCTGCCCCAACACCTCCGCCCTCACCGCCCGCATCAAGTACCTGCAG GCTCAGTTGTGTAATCTACAACACGGTAGTCTactgagtaaaagtaaaatgctTCCTAGTATTGAGGAGGCATGGAGCCTCCCGATCCCAGCAGAGCTCACGTCCAGACAGGCAGTGCTGAACGCAGCCCCGCAG CAAGCGTGCGGTGAGCATCAGCGCGGTGAGAGCCAGCCCGCACCTCCACAAACGCTCCCCGCCGGCCAGGGGGCAGAGCACGCCAGTCCAGCCAAGAGGAAGAGAACCACTAGCCCATCCAAG AACTGTCCAGATTCTTGGCCAAACCACCCGATCCATCAGCCGGTCCCTGGCCGGTTCTTAACCCCTCAGAAGCTGCAG CTCTTGGAACAGTTGCGGGCCAACAGGCCGAACCTGAAGCCCGTTCAGCTGCAGATGTTGGAGCAACTGGAAAAGCAGCTGCTGCTTCCCCAGCAGCACCAGCAG ATCGGGCCGAACGCCGCTTTCGACCCGCGGCCCGCCTTGTCCAACGGCGCCGTCACCGACGTCCCGCTGCTCCAGCTGAGCCCGCTCGACCCGTCTCGCCCGCTCCGCGCCCTGCAGCCTTCGGCCAACGGCCCCGTCCCTGCGGGCCCCTCCGTCTGCAGCCCTGCCAGGGCCCCGGGCCACACGGAGCAGCACTCTGTGGGCAGTAATCACGTTCCAGGACAGGGGAGCAAAGCAAATGTGCCTTACCTGCTGCAAAATGCACTACCTCATAACTACACAACCTCCATCAGCAGCAGCTGCACCAGTGGGAACAGCCTGCCGTGGAGAAGCCAAGCGAACTCCActcag GGGCTCAAAACTCCAGAGTCACGATTGACAGGTTCCAACAGCCAACCACCTTCCTCCTCCCCCGGCACTTGCCCTCCCACCCAGACCTTCGTGTTCAATCAGCTGGGCCGGCCCACTTTACGGGCGCACGACGCCCCTCCCATTCACCTTCCCTCACTTCCCCCCCCGCACCTGGCTACCTCAGGTGGGCATCAAGGTGCCACCCTGACCAAAGAGACCAAGCCTTCCCAAAACGGGCATCCGGCGGGGACGCCCGGTAGCGCTGCCACTGCGGGACGACCTAATCACGTCTGCCAGGACCCAGCAGAAGCTGCCGTGGCGCTCCAGGCCTCGCCGGGCTCCCCGGCTCCAGACAATCCCTCGCTCTCTGCCTCCATGACGGGCCGGGCCCAGAGCAGGACGCCGGGGGCCTCTGAAAACAGGCGTGCGGGCGGCGGGACGCGGGACGGCTCAGCGGGGTCCTCGCCCTGCTCGGGGACGCCCACACCCTCGCCCGACCCCAACGAGCAGCACACGTCCCAGGACGGCGTCTTCCCCAACGGGCCCAAGCTCAACGGCAACGGCCTAGAGGACTCGCAGAGCCCCCTGAAGGTGGAGTCTCCACCGGTCTGCCGTAAGCCACCTGCCCCTCCGCTAGCGGTGTGGTCCTCGGTCTCCATCTACCCCAGCTCCAGCGAGGTGCTCCGGGCCTGCAG AAACCTTGGGAAGAATGGTGTATGCACCAACAGCATCTTATTGGAAAAGTGTCCCCCTCCGAGGGTCCCCCTTCAACCCCTGCCCCCACTACCAAAGGACAAactcaacccccccacccccagcatTTAC TTGGAGAGCAAGAGGGACGCCTTCTTTCCTCCGCTACAGCAGTTCTGCACAACACCAGCCAACCCCGTCACGGTCATCAGAGGCCTTGCTGGAGCTCTCAAactgg ACCTGGGCCTGTTCTCCACCAAGACGCTGGTGGAGGCCAACCCCGAGCACCCGGTGGAGGTGCGCACGCAGCTGGCCCAGCCCGCCGACGAGAACTGGGACGCCGCGGGCGGGCGGAAGACGTGGCGTTGCGAGAGCGGCCGGTCCGTCACCTCCATCTCCAAGTACGCGCAGTACCAGGCCTCATCCTTCCAGGAGTCACTGCGG GAGGAGAATGAAAAGAAAGGCCAGAAGGAGGCGTGTCCAGAACTCTCTCCTGCCGACAC TCTGGTACGGAGGAGGCGGGGCCCCTTCAAGCACATCAAGTTCGGGACCAACATCGACTTGTCTGACGAGGGGAA GTGGAAGTTGCAGCTGTCTGAGCTGAGTAAACTGCCCGCGTTTGCTCGGGTGGTGTCTGCGGGGAACCTGCTCAGCCACGTGGGCCACACCATCCTGGGCATGAACACCGTGCAGCTCTACATGAAGGTGCCAGGCAGCCGCACTCCAG GTCACCAGGAAAACAACAACTTCTGTTCTGTGAACATTAACATTGGCCCAGGAGACTGCGAGTGGTTTGCTGTTCCTGAGACGTACTGGGGCGTCATGAACGACTTCTGTGAGAA GAATAACATAAATTTCCTGATGGGCTCATGGTGGCCGAACCTGGAGGACTTGTACGAGGCCGACGTGCCTGTGTATCGCTTCATCCAGCGGCCCGGCGACCTGGTCTGGCTCAACACAGGCACAGTGCACTGGGTCCAGGCCATCGGATGGTGCAATAACGTAGCCTGGAACGTGGGGCCGCTGACTG CACATCAGTTTAAGTTGGCTGTGGAGCGCTACGAGTGGAACAAACTCCAGAGTGTCAAATCTATTGTTCCCATGATTCACCTCTCTTGGAACCTGGCCAGAAACATCAAAGTTTCGGACCACAAGCTTTTTGAAATGATCAA GTACTGCCTGTTGAGGACGCTGAAGCACTCTCAGGTGCTGAGGGAGACGCTGATCCACGCCGGACGGGAACTGGTGTGGCACGGCCGCAGCAGGGACGAGCCAGCGCACTACTGTAGCGTCTGTGAG GTGGAGGTCTATAACCTGCTCTTCGTCACCAGTGAGAGCAGCTCTGGACAGACGTACGTGGTGCAGTGTCATGACTGTGCCAGGCGTGTCAGCCCCAACCTGGACGCCTTTGTAGTTCTACAGCAGTTTAAGATGGAAGACCTCATGCAGGTTTACGACCACTTCACATTA GCTTCACCTCTGCCCTCCTCTGCATCTTGA